TCACGGCGCACGACTGCGTTGAATCCGTTGATGGGATCGGCGGTGTAGTCCACAATGCGACGGTAGCCGTCGGCGTCGTTCAGCGAGTACTGGCCCTGGACAATGTCGCCCTCGCGAGTCTCCACCTGGGTCTTCGAGTCACCAGAGATGGCGTCCTTGACGTCATAGCCGTAGGTGTACTGGGGATGGGGGTCGTACTCCTCCACCTGGGCCACGGCGGCCAGTGGAGCTGCGGCGGGAATGATGCCAGCGCTTGCCACGGCGATGCAGGCGGCGAAAAGAATGGTGAACTGCAATTGTTCCAAAGAGTTTCTTTAAATAGTTTGAATATTTCAAATCGAGGCTTCTTTTTGAATTTAAGGATCGATAATTTGTTAGAGCtccaaaaatgtaatacaagGAAATCGATTTTATTAAACTGAGCTGCTGATTCAAAAATCCTCTTCGTTTTCATCACTTGGTCATCACTGTATCCAACACTATAGAACTTTTTCCTTACTTTGAATGCCATTTTTGGTTGTGTGGGTTGCTCTAGATACCGAAATTGGTGGTGAACTGATTTGAACAGCGTCCAACTGGGGCTTTTATACCGCCTCGATGGCACTTTGCCCGGGGGTTCGATGTCAGCGACGTGCACTTGCGTCACAGCGCCACGCCGCTCATATCAAATGCGAAGCGCTGAAGACTAGAAGCGGCTCTTGGCCGGCCGTGCGGCTGGGTGGAGTGTTGCGGGGGGTGAAGGGGGCCATGATTTGAGGTAGGACGGCGGTGGGCGGCACGCTGCCAAGGCTGCGCGGTGACAAAGCCGCGGCGAGCATAATGCCTTCTTGATTGAATTGGACCTGAGCAGCTCGGGCAGCTCAGCCGAATTAATATTGGCCTCAGAAGTCGCATACCCGAACGTGCACTTGGAGTGGAGTACAggtccacgtccacgtcccCTGCCCCAGAAACCCCCACCCCCCTATCGATCCAGCGGTAATGATGATCGGCTGCCAT
This genomic stretch from Drosophila yakuba strain Tai18E2 chromosome 3R, Prin_Dyak_Tai18E2_2.1, whole genome shotgun sequence harbors:
- the LOC6536144 gene encoding larval cuticle protein A2B — its product is MAFKFTILFAACIAVASAGIIPAAAPLAAVAQVEEYDPHPQYTYGYDVKDAISGDSKTQVETREGDIVQGQYSLNDADGYRRIVDYTADPINGFNAVVRREPLVAAVAAAPAAVVAAPAPVVRAAVAAPVVRAAPLTATYAAAPAPLAYAAAPAPLAYAAPAPVVKAAPLVAAGPAIVKTQFASPLISYAY